Proteins co-encoded in one Capsicum annuum cultivar UCD-10X-F1 chromosome 9, UCD10Xv1.1, whole genome shotgun sequence genomic window:
- the LOC107842276 gene encoding 1-aminocyclopropane-1-carboxylate oxidase homolog 1, producing MSIYVFNSYKVFNTSEVDLTLNLRFRQKHKKKMEVINTNEEKYDRKAELQAFDETKAGVKGLVDGGVTEVPRMFVQRSQTEDSTIRSKKKLLIKLPIIDLDGIKEDPIKRKKIVQEVGHASETWGFFQVINHGIPSRVQDEMKDGVRRFFEQDTEVKKQWYTRDLTKEFTFNSNFDLFRGPVTNWRDTFRATIAPIPPSPERLPPVCRDILLEYTNQVMKLGDTLFELLSEAIGLEPNHLKDMGCTEGLLALGQYYPACPQPELTLGASKHADNDFLTILLQDHIGGLQVLHQNHWVDVPPTPGALVVNVGDLLQLISNDKFKSVDHRVQASKVGPRISLACFFMTNFAPTQRLYRPIKELISEHNPPKYRETTIAEFTTYFNNKGLDGTSTLLHFRL from the exons ATGTCTATATATGTCTTTAACTCTTACAAAGTATTCAATACCTCTGAGGTAGATTTAACTTTAAATCTCAGATTTAGACAAAAGCATAAGAAGAAAATGGAGGTGATAAACACAAATGAAGAAAAGTATGACAGAAAGGCTGAACTACAAGCCTTTGATGAGACGAAAGCCGGTGTCAAGGGTCTAGTGGATGGAGGTGTCACCGAAGTACCGAGGATGTTTGTACAGCGATCGCAGACTGAAGACTCAACAATTCGCAGCAAGAAGAAGTTATTGATCAAGCTTCCAATAATTGATCTTGATGGCATCAAGGAAGATCCGATCAAGCGAAAGAAGATTGTTCAAGAAGTCGGTCATGCATCCGAGACATGGGGTTTCTTTCAAGTGATCAATCACGGGATTCCTAGTCGTGTTCAGGATGAAATGAAAGACGGTGTCAGAAGGTTCTTTGAGCAAGATACTGAGGTGAAGAAGCAGTGGTATACGCGGGACTTGACAAAAGAGTTTACGTTTAACAGCAATTTTGATCTGTTTAGAGGACCGGTAACCAACTGGAGGGACACTTTTCGCGCCACCATAGCTCCTATACCTCCAAGTCCTGAACGACTCCCTCCTGTCTGCAG GGATATTCTCCTCGAGTACACAAACCAAGTGATGAAATTAGGCGATACGCTATTTGAACTACTGTCTGAGGCTATTGGTCTCGAACCAAACCACCTCAAGGATATGGGTTGTACGGAGGGGCTTCTAGCTTTAGGCCAGTATTATCCAGCATGTCCACAACCCGAACTAACTCTAGGCGCCAGTAAGCATGCTGACAATGACTTTCTCACCATTCTACTCCAAGACCATATTGGCGGCCTCCAAGTTCTACATCAGAACCATTGGGTAGATGTTCCGCCTACTCCTGGAGCTCTCGTGGTCAATGTAGGTGATCTTCTACAG CTTATATCAAATGACAAGTTCAAAAGTGTTGATCATAGAGTACAGGCAAGTAAGGTCGGTCCAAGGATATCGTTAGCATGCTTCTTCATGACAAATTTTGCGCCAACACAAAGGCTGTATCGACCTATCAAGGAGCTGATATCAGAACACAATCCTCCAAAGTACAGAGAAACAACAATTGCAGAGTTCACAACTTATTTCAATAACAAAGGGCTAGATGGAACTTCTACTTTGTTGCATTTTAGACTTTAG
- the LOC107843253 gene encoding rho GTPase-activating protein 1: protein MTDIIQPQHELPSSSSSISILPCLLPRDNDGSHQESLSSGPNLYSVVDVYREGNNNTDVQVVVGRGGSISGRKRERKRREREEGGDQLSLLTLCLTGFRKSLVACKSNFDILSGVSVEELLSSSCSGFSSSSGTTCANSSMEISWPSNVRHVAHVTFDRFNGFLGLPVEFEPEVPRRPPSASTRVFGVSTDCMQLSFDSRGNSVPTILLMMQGRLYAQGGLQAEGIFRINAENGQEEFVREQLNRGIIPDNIDVHCLAGLIKAWFRELPTGVLDSLSPEEIMRAQSEEECVRLVRFLPPTEAALLDWAINLMADVAQLESFNKMNARNIAMVFAPNMTQMADPLTALMYAVQVMNFLKTLILRTLKDREEFVVEAGPAPELEPFDENGHHSASQPIVQKSNEIEDEEEIVISKERPSNNAANSTPGEIEVENESHGLPSTIENVLQEHVLVDCLSEISNLPDNTKDQHEADNANLANGRTQPKIRRTKSVHSSSSSLKGSKKMIEWPTVHVAGNLEKGKGVRIIDRLNSTTERVEAWR, encoded by the exons ATGACTGATATAATACAACCCCAACATGAGTTACCTTCATCTTCAAGCTCCATTAGTATACTACCTTGTTTATTACCTAGAGATAATGATGGGTCTCACCAAGAGAGTCTAAGTAGTGGACCCAATTTGTATTCAGTTGTAGATGTATACAGAGAGGGAAATAATAATACTGATGTACAAGTAGTAGTAGGAAGGGGTGGTAGTATTTCTGgtagaaaaagagagagaaaaaggagagaaagagaagaaggggGAGATCAGCTGTCATTGTTAACACTTTGTTTAACTGGTTTTAGGAAATCTTTGGTTGCTTGTAAGAGCAACTTTGATATTCTTAGTGGTGTTAGTGTTGAAGAGCTGCTTTCATCTTCTTGTTCTGGTTTTAGTTCTAGTTCTGGTACTACTTGTGCTAATTCATCAATGGAGATTAGTTGGCCTAGTAATGTCAGACATGTTGCTCATGTCACTTTTGATAGGTTTAATGGATTTCTTGGACTTCCTGTTGAGTTTGAACCTGAAGTTCCTAGAAGACCTCCTAGTGCCAG TACAAGAGTCTTTGGAGTTTCGACCGACTGCATGCAGCTTTCATTTGATTCCAGAGGAAATAGCGTCCCCACAATCCTTCTGATGATGCAAGGGCGCTTATATGCTCAAGGTGGCTTGCAG GCTGAAGGGATCTTCAGGATCAATGCTGAAAATGGCCAAGAAGAATTTGTCAGAGAGCAACTAAATAGGGGAATTATTCCAGATAACATTGATGTTCATTGCTTAGCAGGTCTTATAAAG GCTTGGTTCAGAGAGCTGCCAACGGGAGTTTTGGACTCTCTCTCGCCAGAGGAAATTATGCGTGCTCAATCAGAAGAAGAGTGTGTGCGGCTTGTGAGATTTCTTCCACCGACTGAAGCTGCTCTATTAGACTGGGCCATAAACTTGATGGCTGATGTTGCTCAACTGGAAAGTTTTAACAAAATGAACGCACGTAATATTGCTATGGTGTTTGCTCCAAATATGACACAG ATGGCAGATCCGTTGACTGCTTTGATGTACGCGGTTCAAGTTATGAACTTTCTCAAAACTCTAATTCTTCGAACCTTGAAAGACCGAGAAGAATTTGTCGTAGAAGCCGGTCCTGCACCAGAACTGGAGCCATTTGACGAAAATGGACATCATAGTGCTTCACAGCCAATAGTTCAGAAGTCCAATGAGATCGAGGACGAGGAGGAAATCGTTATATCCAAAGAACGACCCTCAAATAACGCTGCTAATTCTACTCCGGGGGAGATTGAAGTTGAGAATGAGTCACATGGATTACCGAGTACCATAGAGAACGTTCTCCAGGAACACGTGCTCGTTGATTGTCTAAGTGAAATCTCAAACCTGCCTGACAACACAAAGGATCAGCATGAAGCTGATAATGCCAATTTAGCAAATGGAAGAACTCAACCAAAAATCCGAAGGACTAAAAGCGTGCATTCGAGTAGTTCTAGTCTGAAAGGATCGAAGAAAATGATAGAATGGCCAACAGTTCATGTAGCTGGAAATCTAGAGAAGGGAAAGGGAGTCAGAATCATCGATAGGTTGAATTCGACAACAGAAAGGGTAGAAGCCTGGCGATGA
- the LOC107843256 gene encoding 1-aminocyclopropane-1-carboxylate oxidase homolog 1 has product MEVINTNEAKYDRKAELQAFDETKAGVKGLVDAGITKVPRIFVQPSKSEDSTIDSNKKFSFPVVDLDGIKEDPIKRKKIVQEVGHASETWGFFQVINHGIPSRVLEEMKDGVIRFFEQDTEVKKQWYTRDLTKEFTYNSNFDLFKAPVTNWRDTFTATIAPIPPNRDILPSVCRDILLEYTNQVMELGDTLFELLSEAIGLEPNHLKDMGCSEGLMALGHYYPACPQPELTLGTSTHADNDFLTVLLQDNIGGLLVLHQNHWVDVPPTPGALVVNIGDILQLISNDKFKSVDHRVLANKVGPRVSLACFFMTNFAPTQRRYGPIKELISEHNPPKYRETTIKEFTTYFNNKGLNGTSTLLHFRL; this is encoded by the exons ATGGAGGTGATCAACACAAATGAAGCAAAGTATGACAGAAAGGCTGAACTACAAGCCTTTGATGAGACGAAAGCCGGTGTCAAGGGACTAGTGGATGCAGGTATCACCAAAGTACCAAGGATTTTTGTCCAACCATCGAAGAGTGAAGATTCAACAATTGACAGCAACAAGAAATTCAGTTTTCCAGTAGTCGATCTTGATGGCATCAAGGAAGATCCGATCAAGCGAAAGAAGATTGTCCAGGAAGTCGGTCATGCATCCGAGACATGGGGTTTCTTTCAAGTGATCAATCATGGAATTCCTAGTCGTGTTCTGGAGGAAATGAAAGACGGAGTTATCAGGTTCTTTGAGCAAGATACTGAGGTGAAGAAACAATGGTATACGCGGGACTTGACAAAAGAGTTTACATATAACAGCAATTTTGATCTGTTTAAGGCGCCGGTAACAAACTGGAGGGACACTTTTACTGCTACTATAGCTCCTATTCCTCCAAATCGCGATATACTCCCTTCTGTCTGCAG GGATATTCTCCTCGAGTACACAAACCAAGTGATGGAATTAGGAGACACTCTATTTGAACTACTGTCTGAGGCTATCGGTCTGGAACCAAACCACCTCAAGGATATGGGTTGTTCCGAGGGGCTTATGGCGTTAGGCCATTATTATCCAGCATGCCCACAACCCGAACTTACTCTAGGAACCAGTACGCATGCTGACAATGACTTCCTCACCGTGCTTCTCCAAGATAATATAGGCGGCCTCCTAGTCCTACATCAGAACCATTGGGTAGATGTCCCCCCTACTCCCGGAGCTCTCGTGGTCAATATAGGAGATATTCTACAG CTTATATCAAATGACAAGTTCAAAAGTGTTGATCATAGAGTATTGGCAAATAAGGTTGGTCCAAGGGTATCGTTAGCATGCTTCTTTATGACAAATTTTGCGCCAACACAAAGGCGATATGGACCTATCAAGGAGCTGATATCAGAACACAATCCTCCAAAGTACAGGGAAACGACGATCAAGGAGTTCACAACTTATTTCAATAACAAAGGGCTAAATGGCACTTCCACTCTGTTGCATTTTAGACTTTAG
- the LOC107843254 gene encoding uncharacterized protein LOC107843254 translates to MAEQPNTTLTPPSNLQTRPAGATEYSWCRAVPGGTGITVLALLLSKSPNISVLQNALNKLLNSNPILKSQLHYSSTTNSYSYTIPSNSHLQIQPFDLSSTAQILRTLNNNNNLINETDFHLILEHEMNQNSWSETSSNFISNVFFASTYQLNESSSVLTLRIHTSVCDRAAALAVLRKLLELTMMSEEENEGGGTKLELLKKMEVGLGIEEYIPAGKANKPFWARGIDMVGYGLNSLRFSNLKFMDSESTRGSQVVKLELNKEDTDRVLDGCKTRGIKLCGLLAAAGLIAAHSSKGLNENQWEKYAIVTLINCRSILDPVLSPDFPGFYHSAILNTHDVKGGDDLWELAKRCYTSFINAKNNNKHFSDMGDLNFLMCKAIDNPGLTPSSSLRTSLISVFEDPVIDTTSILHQEIGLEDFIGCASVHGVGPSIAIFDTIRDGQLDCACVYPFPLHTREQMQELIGEMKRILVD, encoded by the exons ATGGCTGAGCAACCAAACACCACCTTAACTCCACCATCTAATCTCCAAACTCGGCCGGCCGGAGCCACCGAGTACAGCTGGTGCAGGGCGGTTCCCGGCGGTACCGGTATAACCGTCTTAGCTCTCCTTTTATCAAAATCACCAAACATTTCAGTTCTCCAAAATGCCCTCAACAAACTCCTAAATTCCAATCCTATCCTCAAATCTCAGCTCCATTACTCATCAACAACCAATTCCTACTCTTACACCATTCCCTCCAACTCTCATCTTCAAATCCAGCCGTTCGATCTTTCATCAACGGCTCAGATCCTCCGAAcactaaacaataataataatctcatcAACGAAACTGATTTCCATCTGATCCTCGAACACGAGATGAACCAAAATTCCTGGTCAGAAACATCATCAAACTTCATCAGTAACGTCTTCTTCGCGAGCACTTATCAACTGAACGAGTCTAGCTCGGTCCTTACACTGCGCATACACACGTCAGTGTGTGATCGGGCAGCGGCATTAGCAGTGTTGAGGAAGTTGTTGGAGCTGACGATGATGAGCGAGGAGGAAAATGAAGGAGGAGGGACAAAATTGGAATTATTGAAAAAGATGGAGGTTGGTTTGGGAATTGAAGAGTATATACCAGCTGGTAAAGCGAATAAGCCATTTTGGGCACGTGGGATAGATATGGTGGGGTATGGTTTGAATTCATTGAGATTTTCGAATTTGAAGTTTATGGATTCTGAATCGACACGAGGATCACAAGTTGTTAAATTGGAGTTGAATAAAGAAGATACAGATCGCGTCCTCGAT GGCTGCAAAACAAGAGGTATAAAACTGTGTGGGCTGTTAGCTGCTGCTGGATTAATTGCAGCTCATTCCTCGAAAGGCTTAAATGAGAATCAATGGGAGAAGTATGCAATTGTAACCCTTATTAACTGCCGTTCGATTCTTGATCCAGTGCTTAGCCCTGATTTTCCAG GATTTTATCATTCTGCTATCCTCAATACACACGACGTTAAGGGAGGAGATGATTTATGGGAGCTAGCAAAGAGATGTTACACGTCTTTTATCAAcgccaagaacaacaacaagcaTTTCTCAGACATGGGAGACCTGAATTTCCTCATGTGCAAGGCCATTGACAATCCCGGCTTAACGCCATCCTCTTCACTAAGGACTTCTCTGATATCCGTGTTTGAAGACCCTGTGATCGATACCACCAGCATATTACATCAAGAAATCGGATTAGAAGACTTCATCGGGTGTGCATCCGTGCACGGGGTAGGTCCTTCTATTGCCATATTCGATACGATTAGAGACGGACAGTTGGATTGTGCATGTGTTTATCCCTTCCCCTTGCATACTAGGGAACAAATGCAGGAGCTCATTGGTGAAATGAAAAGAATCCTTGTTGACTAA
- the LOC107843252 gene encoding 4'-phosphopantetheinyl transferase HetI has product MLCGISRMRIQCCIDGKLFSSLPPLTNISLPSPKEIHLWYVIPNEVKGESLMNKYMEILSPCEIEKVLSFQRDELRKSALLARALVRTTIARYQINSSVKPKTIKFRNNIHGKPEVDWLCSYNWEPPSLHFNISHTSSLIACGVTVNSPIGVDVEEKERTTKHSILTLARRYFSKYELEVLTAIEDPYIQQQEFVKLWTLKEAYVKALGKGFSGAPFKTFTIRRGSAVGEQFYLSQNSSAEACDIIVDYLDNTENLTSNWQFMLLELASSHYIAICRENDVKTKGDWNNPMKLTAWKTIPLVEDRCVSETDEVLTVCGLR; this is encoded by the exons ATGCTTTGTGGGATTTCAAGAATGAGGATCCAATGTTGTATTGATGGGAAATTGTTCAGTTCTTTGCCCCCTTTAACTAATATTTCACTCCCATCTCCAAA GGAGATACATCTTTGGTATGTGATACCCAATGAGGTTAAGGGTGAATCCCTTATGAACAAATATATGGAGATTCTATCCCCATGTGAGATTGAAAAAGTTTTGAGTTTTCAAAGAGATGAGCTGAGGAAAAGTGCTCTGCTTGCTCGTGCACTCGTCAGAACCACCATTGCTAGAT ATCAGATAAATTCTTCAGTGAAACccaaaaccatcaagtttaggaaTAACATTCATGGGAAACCGGAG GTTGATTGGCTGTGCAGTTACAATTGGGAGCCCCCTTCTTTGCATTTCAACATCTCACACACGTCATCTCTGATAGCCTGTGGTGTGACAGTAAATTCACCG attggtGTGGACGTGGAGGAAAAGGAAAGAACAACAAAGCACAGCATATTGACTTTAGCTAGAAGATACTTCTCCAAATATGAACTTGAAGTGTTGACTGCAATTGAAGATCCCTATATCCAGCAACAGGAGTTCGTAAAGTTATGGACACtgaag GAGGCATATGTCAAAGCACTTGGGAAGGGCTTCTCAGGTGCACCTTTCAAGACATTTACCATTCGTCGTGGAAGCGCTGTTGGAGAACAGTTTTATCTGTCTCAGAATTCAAGTGCTGAG GCATGTGACATAATAGTGGATTACCTTGACAACACAGAGAACCTTACAAGTAATTGGCAGTTTATGCTCTTGGAGTTGGCTAGTTCTCATTATATTGCCATTTGCAGAGAAAATGATGTCAAAACAAAAG GTGATTGGAATAATCCTATGAAATTAACAGCTTGGAAGACGATTCCATTAGTTGAAGATAGATGTGTTTCTGAAACAGACGAAGTCCTTACAGTTTGTGGCTTGCGATAG